In Telopea speciosissima isolate NSW1024214 ecotype Mountain lineage chromosome 10, Tspe_v1, whole genome shotgun sequence, the DNA window CTTGGGGTGCTCCAGTcttatttgtgaagaagaaagatggctTAATGCGGATGTGCATTGATTATAgagagctgaataagctgacaatcaagaataaaTATCCTTTGCCAAGGATTGATGATCTATTTGATCAGCTTTAGGGTGCTCAAGTCTTTTTGAAGATAGATCTCAGATCAGGGTACCATCAGCTTCGGATTAAGGAAGCCGATATTAGCAAGATAGCTTTTAGGACTCGATATGGACACTATGAGTTCCTAGTGATGTCTTTTGGGCTTACTAATGCTGTAGCAGCCTTTATGGCCTTGATGAACAAAGTCTTCCACGATGTCCTGGATAAGTTTGttattgtcttcattgatgacatcttggtctactccaagaatgaggaagaacatgccCAGTACTTGAGATTTGTTCTACAGAGACTAAGAGAGAAGCAACTGTATGcaaaattcagcaagtgtgacTTTTGGTTGCCTCAGGTTAGGTTTCTAGGCCATATAATTTTAGCCATAGGGATTGAAGTAGACCCTGGAAAGGTTAAAGCTGTAGTAAATTGGGAGAGTCCCAAGACAGTAACTGAGATCAGGAGTTTCCTGGGTTTAGCTGGTTACTACAGGAGGTTCATAGAGAATTTTTCCAAAATAGTTATGCCTATGACACAGCTTACCAAGAAAgatgctaagtttgaatggaatgaagactATAAGAATAGCTTTTAAGAGTTAAAGAAAAGGTTAGTAACAGCCCCAATTCTAGTTCTTCCTGAAGGAACTGAGGGGATGGTGGTGTATACTGATGCTTCCAAGATAGGCTTAGGCTGTGTGTTGATGCAGAATGGGAGAGTCATTGCCTATGGTTCGAGACAGTTGAAGgatcatgagaagaactaccctacaCATGACCTGGAATTGGCAGTAGTTGTCTTTGCTTTGAGGTTGTGGAGGCATTACCTGTATGGTGAGAAGATTGAGATCTTCACTGAccataaaagtttgaagtacttcttcactcagaaggagttaaatatgagGCAAAGAAGATGGTTGGAACTCATTAATGACTATGAGTTCGACATTTCCTATCATCCAGgcaaagccaatgtggtggcagatgcaTTTAGCAGGAAGTCAGTAGACTGGGACACTGGAAGGGTgtttc includes these proteins:
- the LOC122643467 gene encoding uncharacterized mitochondrial protein AtMg00860-like, encoding MSFGLTNANEEEHAQYLRFVLQRLREKQLYAKFSKCDFWLPQVRFLGHIILAIGIEVDPGKVKAVVNWESPKTVTEIRSFLGLAGYYRRFIENFSKIVMPMTQLTKKDAKFEWNEDYKNSF